Genomic segment of Rubrivirga sp. SAORIC476:
GAGCACGCCGCGCCCGACCCGGCCCGTCAGCGGACGCTGGCGCTGGCGACGGCGCTCGTCTCGCGTGCCACCCGCGACGGCCACAGTGGGATTGCCCTGGTTGACCACGCGGGTGAGACCTTCCCCGAGGAGGAGCACAGCCGGAGCGCCTTCCGCGGGCTTCCCGAGATGCCAGCGCTCGACGTGTGGCGCGGTCACCTGGACGCCAGCCCGACGGTCGGCGGACCGGATGCGGGGTGCCCCCTGGTGTGGGACGGCGACCGGCTCGCGCTGCGCCGCCACTGGGACGCCGAGCGCCGCGTCGCGCGCGCTGTCCTCGGCCGCCTCGCTCCCGTCACCGAGGCGCCGTCGGAGGCCGCCCGGGCCGCGTTCGGCCGACTCTTTCCGCCTCGGGCGGATGGCCGGCTGGACCGACAGGCCCTCGCGGCGGCGGCCGCGCTGCGCCAGCGCGTGCTGTTCGTGGCCGGAGGGCCGGGCACCGGCAAGACCTACACGGCGGCCCGGCTGCTCGCCCTCGTTCTGGCCGACCGTCCCGCCGCGCGGGTGGCGCTCGCCGCCCCGACCGGCAAGGCGGCGTCCCGGCTGACCGACAGCATCGGGAGCGCGCTCCCCAGCCTCCCCGAGGGTCTCGCCGAGGCGGTCCCGGTCGAGGCGGTCACCCTGCACCGGCTGCTGGGGGCTCACCCCGAACGCGCGGGCTTCCGCCACGACGCGCGGAGCCCGTTACCCCACGACCTCGTGCTCGTGGACGAGGGCTCGATGGTCGACCTCCGCCTGTTCGATGCTCTGCTCGCCGCCCTTCGCCCCGACGCCGCGCTCGTCGTCCTGGGCGACCCGGACCAGCTTCCGCCGGTCGGCGTCGGCACGACGTTCGCGGATCTCGTGAGCGAGGGGACGGGACCCGCGCCGACCGACCTCGCGGCGTTCTGCGCGCGGCTCGGCCTGTCGGGCGTCCCCACGTCCGGCACCGCCTCCGCGCTGTCGGCCTCGGTCGTCGAGTTGACGGAGAGCCGCCGGTTCACCGCCGAGTCCGACGTGGGCACATTCGCCGTCGCCGTCCGTGAGGGGGAGGTCGAGGCCTCGCTCGCCGCGCTGCGCGAGCGCGATGCCCTCGCCCTGGTCGAACACGAGCCGGCTCGCGAAGCCCTTGCCTGGGCGCTCCCGTTTGCCCGCGAGACAGTCGCAGCGCCGACGCCCGAGGCGGCGCTGGCGGTGCTCGACCGGTTCCGCTTGCTCGCCGCCGTCCGCCGTGGGCCGCGAGGGGTCGAAGGGCTGAACGCCGCCATCGAACAGGCCCTGCGCGCGGAGAGGCGAATCCGCTGGAGTCCCTACGGACCGCGCGTGTACCGCGGTCGTCCGGTCTTGGTCACCGTCAACGACCCCGACACCGACCTGAAGAATGGCGATGTGGGCGTGTGTTGGGGCCGGGGGGAGGACCGCGTCGTGGTCTTCGCCGGGCGCGAGCCGGTCCCGTTCTCGCGCCTTCCGGCCCACGAGCCGGCATGGGCGCTGACGGTCCACAAGAGCCAGGGCTCCGAGTTCGAGGCGGTCGGCGTGGTGCTGCCCGAGCCCGGCACGCGGGGCGCGACCCTCGTCACGCGCGAACTCCTCTACACGGCGGCGACGCGCGCGAAGGCGTCCGTCACCGTGTTCGGCGAGGCGGCCGAGGTGGAGCACGCCGTCCGCGAGAGCCAGCGTCGCACGTCGGGGCTGGCGGCACGGCTGCGGGCTGACTGACGATGCCTGTCACGCCCTACCACGTCGGCCCCGGCGTGCTGCTCAAGGCCGTCGCGCCACGGGCTGTCTCCCTGACGGCGTTCGTGGGCGCCAACGTCGTCATCGACGTGGAGTCGGTTGTGAACCTGCTCACGGGCCGGTTTCCCGTCCATGCTACGCTCCACACGGTCGGGATGGCGCTCGCGGTGGGGTTGGCCGTCGGTCTCGGCACCGCCTGGGTCGGGCGCTGGCGACGATGGCGCGGCCCCGCGGGAGCGACCGGCCCCGCTCTCCTCGGCGGCGCGCTGGGTGGGCTCAGCCACTCGCTCCTGGACGGCATCATGCACGCCGACATCCGCCCCTTCCTGCCGCTGACCGCAGACAACCCGCTGTACCGCGTCGTCGGTCTGGACGTGCTCCACGGGGTCTGCGTCGTCACCGGCGTCGTGGGGCTGGTGGTCCTGGCATGGCGGAGGACGCGTCGGGCGCCCGAGGCGGACTGACGGACGGGCGGCGCGGTCGGGGAGCGCAGTGTGGGTATCTCAGGGGGAGCCGCCCCGACGCCCATGTGGTACGACCTCTTCTCGCTGGTCTACGACCGCGCCCTCGAAGACCTCTACGCGCCGTTCCGGCCTGCCGCCGTCGAGGCGCTCCACCTGACCGAGGGCGCCCGCGTCTTGGACCTGCCGTGCGGGACCGGCCAGAGCTTCGACCTCCTCGTCCCGGCGGTCGGCCCGTCGGGCACTGTGATCGGCGTCGATGCGTCGCGCGGCATGCAGCGGCGCGCGCAGCGGCGTGTCGACCGTGCCGGGTGGGACACGGTCTCGCTGGTCCATGCGGACGCAGCGGAGGCCGGCCCCGCACGCCTCGGCGTGGAGGGGGTGGACGGCGTCCTGTGCGCCCTCGGTCTGACGGCGCTGCCCGACTGGGAGGCCGCCTTCGAGCGGCTGTTCGAGATGCTCCGCCCGGGTGGGCGGTTCGTGCTGTTCGATGTCCACGCCGCCGAGCGGACCAAGGAGACGCGCTCGGTCGAGCTGGTGGCGCGGGCCGACCTGTCGCGGGAGGTGTGGCGCCCGCTGGAGGCCCGGTGCGCCGACTTCTCCCGCGAGGTCCTGCCCGCCGACCCGGCGCAGTTCGGCGGAGACCTCTACGTCGCGTCCGGGACGAAGGCCGGGTAGGCGAGTGCTCCCGCCTCGGCACCGAGGCGGGCTAGGGCGCGAGCGGCCCGCCGGGCGTGGCGATCCAGCGGCGCTTCGGCAGCGGACCATCGGCGTCGTCGTAGAACGCGAGGTCGGCGTCGCCGCGGGCCTTGGCGATCCAGACGATCTGGCCCGCGTGCATCGCGAAGTGCTCGACGGCGTGGTAGACCGCGTGGAGGCCCGTCGGCGTGCCGCCCTGGATCGAGTGCGTGGCGAGCAGGTCCGCCTCGGTGAGGGTGTCGAGCACCGCGCAGGCCTCGTCGACCGCAGCCCGGAGGTCGGCGACCACGGCAGCGCGCGACCGGCCGCCGGTGGTCGCGAACTCGGCGGGCCGGTCCCGGACGTCGGGCGCATCCCCCACCCCGGCGACGATCCACTGGCGCACGTTGCCCGCGAGGTGGACGCACAGCGTCCCGGCGCTGTTGGAGCGGTCATTGGGGCGCCACCACAGGCCGTCGTCGCCGAGCACGTCGAGGGCCGCCTCGATCTTGGGCAGCCACTCGCCGCGCAAGAAGGCCTGGGACTCGTCGAGGAAGAGGCGGTCGAGGGACATGGATAGATCGGCTAGGCGTTGGGCGCGGCGTCCCGGTAGGGCGTCCGGATGCGGTCGACCAGCCGCTGGACGTGCGGCGGCGGCGGGGGCGTCGCCAGGCTCACGCCGATGGTGAGGGCGAAATTGAGCAGCATCCCGACGACGCCGATGCCCTGGGCCTTGATGCCGAGGAACGACTCGATGATGGGCTCCGGGAAGAGGTCCGGCGCGATCACGCTCGCCCGCATCAGCACGATCATCGTGAACGTGAACGCCAGGCCGACCGACATCCCGGCGATGGCACCCTGGCGGTTGGCGCGGCGCCAGAAGATGCCCAGCACGATGGTCGGGAAGAAGCTCGCCGCCGCCAGCCCGAACGCAAACGCGACCACCTCGGCGACGAACCCGAGCGGGTAGATCCCCAGCACACCCGCGAACACGACCGCGACCAGGATCATCCAGCGGCCCACCTTGAGCCGCTGCGCGTCGTCGGCGTCGGGGTTGATGAGCTTGCCGTAGATGTCGTGCGCCAGGCTCGACGAGATGACGAGCAGCAGGCCGGACGCCGTCGACAGCGCCGCCGCGAGCCCGCCCGCCGCCACCAGGGCCACGATGAAGGCGCCGAGGCCGGCGATCTCGGGCGTCGCCAGCACGATGATGTCGCGGTTGATGGCGCCCAGGAACGCCGTCACATCGCCCCCGCTGGCCCCGATCGCCTGCGTGTCGATCAGACCCGTCGCGGCCCAGCTCTGGACCCACGGCTGCGCCAGGAACGCCGTCGGCCCCAGGTCCACGTACTGCTGCAGGATGGCCGTCTTGGCGAAGATGGCGATGGCCGGCGCGGTCGTGTAGAGGATCGCGATGAACAGCAGCGCCCAGAAGCCGGACCACCGCGCCGCGCGGGCGTTCTTGACGGTGTAGAAGCGGACGATCACGTGGGGCAGCCCCGCCGTGCCGACCATCAGGCAGAGCGTGATGCAGATCACGTTCAGCATGTCCGTGTTGACGAACGGGCTGGAGTACGGGTCGAGCCCTAGGTCCGCCTGCAACCCGTCCAGCAGCGGCAGCGCCTCGCCGATGGCGATCTGGGGGATCGGGTTGCCGAACAGCAGCAGCGCGATGGCGACGGCCGGGATTGTGTAGGCCACGATCAGCACGCAGTACTGGGCCACCTGGGTGTAGGTGATCCCCTTCATCCCACCGAGGACGGCGAAGAAGGCCACGATGGCCATCCCGATCCCCACGCCGACCTCGAACGGCACCTCCAGAAACCGGCTGAAGGCCACGCCGACGCCCGCCATCTGCCCGGCGACGTAGGTGAACGACACGAAGATGGCCGCGACGGCCGCCACCAGCCGCGCCGTCTTGGAGTCGAACCGCTCGGCCACGAAGTCCGGCACGGTGTACTGGCCGAACGTCCGCAGGAACGGCGCGATCAGGAGCGCCAGCAGCACGTAGCCGCCCGTCCAGCCCATCAGGTAGACGCTCCCGTCGAAGCCCTGGAAGGCGATGATGCCGGCCATCGAGATGAACGACGCCGCGCTCATCCAGTCGGCCGCGGTGGCGGCGCCGTTCGCGATCGCGGGCACGCCCTGCCCGGCGACGTAGAACCCGCTCGTGGTGCCGACGCGGGAGCGGACGCCGATGTACAGGTACGCGGCGAACGTCATGCCGACGGTCACCCAGGTCCACTCTTGGATTCCCATGTCTCGGTCGCGTGGGGTGTCCGCCTCGGTGCCGAGGCGGGGTGGGTCAGTGGTCGGCGGGGGGGGGCGTGTCGTCCTCGACCAGTCCGGCCCGGGCGTCGGCGCGGTCGGTCGTCCAGGCGTAGATCCAGATGAGCGCCACGAACACGAAGATGGAGCCCTGCTGGGCCATCCAGAAGCCCAGCGGCACGCCGCCGAACGAGATCTGGTTCAGCGCCTCGGCGCCGACGATCGACAGGCCGAACGCGACGACGGCCCACACGGCCAGCAGGATCGCGATGCGGCGGACCTGGGCGCGCCAGTGGTGCTCGGGACTCATGGGGGCGAGGAGGGACGTCGCGAGCATACGCAGGCGAACGCTCCGATGCACAGCCGCGAGTCTACTCCGGTCGCTCGGGTGCCGCGACACCCGGAGCGCCCCACTTCCAGACGACGAACCGGAGCGGCTCCGTGCCCGTGTTGGTGATGCCGTGCACGTCCCACGGCGCGGCGTAGAGCAGGTCGCCCGCCTCCGCGGCGCGGGTTTCGCCGTTGAGGTGCCAGGTGCCCGTGCCCTCCAGCACCATCAGGTACTCCTCCTCGGCATGCTCGTGGGGCGGGTGGATCTCTTGGCCCGGGTCGATCACGGCGACGCCCGCCAGCGCGTCCCGCGCGCCATAGCTCCCGCCTTCGAAGTACGTGTAGAACGCGCCCCAGTCCGCGTCGTCGCGGCGGGCATCGGCCTGCGAGACGATGGCCGAGCGCTGGGACATCGGTGCGACGGACACGGTAGAGGAGGCGCGCGTTGCGGTCGGCGGCGGGGCGGACGTGCTCGCGCAGCCCGTGACGAGCAGGGAGAGCGTCCAGAGGAGGTGGCGGGAGTCGAGCATGAGGGTGAAGCGAGGAGGCGCCAGAATAGACCCGCGGTCGCCAGAGGAGGATCGGCGCGACGTACCATGCTCAGCCATGACGCATCGCCTCGCTCGCCCCGACGACCTCGACGCCCTCCGCGCGCTCGCCGATGCGGCCATCGCCCAACTCCAGACGCCATTCCTCGACGCCCGACAGGTCGCGGCGAGCACGGTCCTCATGGGCATCGACACGCTGCTGATCGAGGACGGCACGTACGTCGTGGTGGAGATCGACGGGGCGCTGGCGGGCTGCGGCGGGTGGAGCCGCCGGGCGACGCTCTACGGCGGCGACGCCTCGCCGGGCCGGAGCCCCGCACTCCTTGACCCGGACAGGGACGCCGCGCGCATCCGCGCCATGTACACGCACCCGGACTACACGCGACGCGGGGTCGGACGGCGCATCCTCGCCGTGTGCGAGGCCGCCGCCCGTGCCGAGGGCTTCCGCCGCGCCGAGCTGATGGCGACGCTCGCGGGCGAGCCGCTCTACCGCGCCTGCGGCTACACCCCCATCGAGCACGTCGTCGACGACCGGGGCGGGGCCCCCGTCCCGCTCGTCCGCATGGGCAAGACGCTGACTGACGCACCCGCCGACTGACCCCGCCCGCCTCGGGAGCCCGGTCGACGCACCGAGACGGAGGGGACGACACTCCCCGACTCATCTCTCCCGCAGTGTCATCCTGAACCGAAGGTCGGCGCAGCCAGGATCTCAACTCGAACTCCGCGCCCACCGGGACCGGTGCCGACGGCTCAGAACGTCGCCGTTGAGATCCTTCGCTGACGCTCAGGATGAAAAGCGTGGAGGCCGGCTCTGCCCGCCTCGGCCCCGAGGCGGGCAGAGCCAGCCGCTCCTACTCGTACGCCCCGTCGTCCTCCGGCCGACCGCGCCGCCCGGTGATGAGCTTTTCCACCACCTCCGGCTCCGCCAGCGTCGACGTGTCGCCGATGCTGTCGTGCTCGCCCGTCGCCACCTTGCGCAGGATGCGGCGCATGATTTTGCCCGAGCGCGTCTTCGGCAGGCCTGCCACCGCGAACTGCAGGAACTCCGGCGTCGCGATGGGCCCAATTACCGTGCGGACGTGCTGGCGCAACTGCGCCCGGAGGTCCTCGCTCGGCGCATGGTCGGCGCCCAGCGTGACGTAGGCGTAGATCGTCTGCCCCTTGATGTCGTGTGGGATGCCCACCACCGCCGCCTCGGCGACCGCCTCGTGCAGCACGAGCGCGCTCTCGACCTCTGCCGTGCCCATGCGGTGCCCCGACACGTTGATCACGTCGTCCACGCGGCCCGTGATCCAGTAGTAGCCGTCGGCGTCGCGGCGGCAGCCGTCGCCGGTGAAGTAGGTGCCGGGGTAGGCCGTGAAGTAGGTGTTCACGAACCGCTCGTGGTTGCGGTAGACCGTCCGCGCCTGGCTGGGCCAGCTGTCGGTGATGACGAGGATGCCCTCGGCCTCGCCCTCCAGGACGTTCCCGTCCGCGTCGAGGACCTCCGGCTGGATGCCGAAGAACGGCTTCGTGGCCGAGCCCGGCTTCTGGGGCGTCGCCCCCGGCAGCGGCGAGATCATGATGCCGCCCGTCTCCGTCTGCCACCACGTGTCGACGATGGGGCAGCGGCCCTCGCCCACCACCTCGTGGTACCAGCGCCACGCCTCCGGGTTGATCGGCTCGCCGACCGTGCCGAGCACGCGCAGGCTGGAGCGGTCGTGCGCCGTCACGAAGGCGTCGCCCCTGGCCATGAGCGCGCGGATGGCCGTCGGCGCGGTGTAGAGGATCGTGACGCCGTGCTTCGCAACCACCTCCCACAGGCGCCCGGCATCCGGGTACGTCGGGATGCCCTCGAAGAACACCTGCGTGGCGCCGTTGAAGAGCGGCCCGAACACCATGTAGCTGTGGCCCGTGATCCAGCCTACGTCGGCCGAGCACCAGTACACGTCGTCGTCGTGGAGGTCGAACACGACCTCGTGCGTCAGGCTCGTGTAGACGCAGTACCCCGCCGTCGTGTGGACGACGCCCTTCGGGGTGCCCGTCGAGCCGGACGTGTAGAGGATGAACAGCGGGTCCTCGGCGTCCATCGGCTCGCACGGGCAGTCCGCCGAGGCGGAGGCGCTGGCCTCGTGGAGCCACACGTCGCGGCCCTCGTGCCACTGCACGTTGCCGCCGGTGTTGCGGACGACCAGCACATGACGGACGGCGGGCCCGTCGCCCGTTAGCTTGACGAGTGCGTCGTCTACGTTGGCCTTGAGCGCGATCGTCTTGCCGCCGCGGCGTCCCTGGTCCGCCGTGATCACCACCTCGGCGTCCGCGTCGCGGATGCGTCCCGCGATGGCCTCAGGGCTGAAGCCGCCGAAGACGACCGAGAAGATGGCGCCGATGCGGGCGCACGCCAGCATGGCGTAGGCCGCCTCGGGGATCATCGGCATGTAGATCATCACCCGGTCGCCCTTCGTCACGCCCAGGTCCTTGAGCACGCTCGCCATGCGCTGCACGTCGGCGAGCGCATCGGCGTAGGTGATGTGGCGGGCCTCCTGGGTCGCCGGGTCATCGGGTTCCGCGATGAACACGGTCCGGTCGCCCTTCCCGGCGGCGACGTGGCGGTCGAGCGCGTTGTGGCACGCGTTGAGCGTCCCGCCGCTGTACCAGCGGATGTGCACGTCGTCCGGGTCGAAGCTCACGTCCTTGACGGTCTCGAAGGGCGTGAACCAGTCCAGTCGCTCGGCCTGCTCGCGCCAGAAGCCCTCGTTGTCCTCGACCGATCGGCGGTACATCGCGTCGTAGTCGGCGGGGGAGGCGTAGTGAGCGCGGGCGCGGAAGGCCTCAGAGGCGGGGTAGAGGTCGGGAGCGTCAGACATGGGAAAAGGCAGTCGAGAGGGTCGGAGAGGATACGGGAGGGCTTCCGGCGCGGCGTGTCGGGATTCTCTCGCACTGGCCGTATCCGATGGGATCCGTCGATTTCTGGGGGGATCCCCGGCCCGCCCGCCTTGGCGGCACGCTGGCCGCGGGCATCCACCTGGTCCGCCTGGAGGGGGCCGGGACGGTCGTCTCGCGTCAGGCGGTGGTGGCGCGCCAACCCGGCATCGTCGGTCCCCTTCCGCCCGTGAGGCCGTCGGCGAGACGCGCAGGGGAGAGGACCGTATGCGCGGGCGTGGGGCACGGGGCGGACGTGGTCGCGCGCTGCGGTCTGGGCGCGGACATGCTCAGAGCCGGGTGAGGAGTAGGGCATTCCCCGGGGCGCGGAGAATGTTGTGCTCGGGCCGTCGTGTGAAGGGCGTTGGGGGGGAGCGCGATGTATCGTCGGCGCGCCGAGCCGAAGCCTCGGCGAAAGAGGTCGTTCGCGCTCGAAAGCGCTTGGTCGTGCTGGATGAAGAGGCGGGTCGAGCAGAGCCAGCGCTCTGCGTCTCCTGCCGTTCGGTTTCCCCACCCCTGGGCGTCGGCCTGGCTGCCGTGCCCACCTCACCTACTACGCACTCAATGCACCTTCCCTACCGAGTTCTGGCGCTTTGCGTCCTCGCCGCGCTCGCCGCGCCGTCGCAGGCCCAGGTCGCCGTCCCCCTCGCCGACGGCAGCGCCAGCACGTTCGACGCGCTCGCCGCGAAGGCCGCGCAGACCGGATCGGTCCGTGTCATCGTGACGCTGAACGTCCCGTTCGCGCCGGAGGGCTTCCAGACCTCCCTGGCCGCGCAGGCGCAGCGGGAGGGCATCCAGCGGGCGCAGGCCTCGCTGCTGGCCGGTCTCGACGCCCCCGCCAACGTGGTCGCGTTTCGGTTCACGCCCGCCCTCGGCGTGACGGTCTCCGGCGCCGACCTCGCCCGTCTCCGCACGCTCCCCGAGGTGCTCAACATCCAGGAAGACCTCCCGGTCCCGGCCGACGACACGCGCCTCGCATCCCCGATGCTCGACCAGAGCACGGTGCTCGTCGGCGCGACCGCCGCGCACGCGATGGGCTACGACGGCACAGGGTACGAGGTCGCCATCCTCGACACCGGCGTCCAGAGCTCGCACCCGTTCCTCGCGGGCAAGGTCGTCGCTCAAGGGTGCTTCTCGACGACGGGCACGGCGCCCTCGGTCTCGCTCTGCCCGAACGGGCAGGCCTCGCAGACCGGTACGGGCGCAGGTGTGAACTGCAGCGCGACCACCTGGGGCAGCGGCTGTGATCACGGCACGCACGTGGCCGGCATCGCGGCGGGCGACCAGACCGGCGCCTCCGGGCCGCTGGTCGGCGTCGCGCCGGGCGCGGGCGTCGTCGCGGTGCAGGTGTTCTCCGGGTTCACCACGACGGCGAACTGCGGCTCGGCCGGGACGCCCTGCGTGCTGTCCTACAACACGGACCAGATCCTGGGCCTGGAGTACGTCTACGACCTGGTCGTGAACCAGGGCCGCAACATCGTTTCGGCCAACATGAGTCTGGGCGGTGGGCAGAACGTCGCCACGTGTGACTCGGACTCCCGCAAGACGATCATCGACAACCTCCTGTCGGTCGGTGTCTCCACGGTGATCTCGTCGGGCAACAACGGGTACCAGAACGCGACCGGCACGCCGGGCTGCATCTCGACGGCCGTCACGGTCGGCTCGACGACGAAGACGGACGGCGTGTCGAGCTTCTCGAACATCGCGCCGTGGATGGACCTGTTCGCGCCGGGCTCCGCGATCACCTCGTCGATCCCGACCAACGCCTACGCGTCCTACAACGGCACGTCGATGGCTGCTCCGCACGTCGCGGGCGCCTTCGCGATCCTCAAGCAGCGCTACCCGACGGCCACCCCGGCGGAGCTGCTGAACCGGCTCACGGTCAGCGGCATCCGGATCGCGGCGGGCACGCCCTCGGCGCGCTACCCGCGGATCCAGATCGACGACTCGTTCCTGGACAACCCCGCCTTCGCGACCGCGACCGCCTCGGTCAGCGCGACCGTCCCGGTCGGCGGGTCGGTGTCGAAGGCCGTCACGCTGTCCAACACGGCGGCGCCGGGCGCCCTCGACCTGCAGTACGCGGTCACGCTCCGCAACGTCCAGGACCAGACCGGCACCCCGGTGTCGAACGCCTGCACGGCGGGCCAGGAACTGATCCAGGCCTCGCGGACCAACTTCACGGTGGCTCAGGCTGGCGGCCAGGAGCTCGGCCAGAGCTTCACCACGCCCTGCACGGGCACGCTGACGAGCATCTCGCCGGCCATCTTCGCGGGGGCCACCCCTGGCAGCACGTTCACGGGCACGCTCCGCGTGTACCAGGGCGCGGGCACGACTGGCACCCAGCTGGCAGCCGTCCCATTCTCCGCGACCAACCAGTCGGCCGAGTACTACCTGCAGATCAACCTGCCGACCCCGCTCACGGTGACGTCGGGCCAGGTCTACACGTGGTTCCTCGACCTGACCGGCACCGGCGCCACGAACAACACCCGGATGCTGTTCGCGAGCGGCACCAACCCGTACTCGGGCGGTGCGCTGTACTTCGTGACCAACGGCAACCCGGTCCCGGCGACGGCGTCCTCCGCCAATGACGTGCAGTTCAAGGCCGGGTTCGGCGCGCCCTCGCTGTGGCTCTCCCGGACCCCGGCCACGGGCACGATCGGCGCGGGCCTCTCGGAGACGATCACGCTGTCCATGAACGCGACTGGCTACCCCGTGGGGACCTTCACCGGCGACCTCGTGGTGACGACCAACGACCCCGCCCTGGCGTCGGTCACCATCCCGGTCTCGATGACCGTCAGCGCCACCGGCGTGGTCAACTCGCTGATCACGGGCACCTCCGGGTACCGCTTCCTCGGCCCGCCGGCCTACGGCGTCACCGTGGACGACCTCGCGGCGCAGAACCTCGTGCGCGGCGTGCCGGGCTACTACCCGTCGGCCGACCCGGCCAACCTGTTCACGTCCTACGACGCCGCCACGTCCTCGTGGGTCGTGTCCGCCGGGACGGGCGAGGTGCTGCAGCCGGGCCTCGCGTTCCGCTGGTTCATGTACGACAACACGGCGGGCAACCCGGCCATTAGCCAGTCGGTGAAGCTGCCGTTCACGGTCTCGACCACGCGGCCGGTCAACACGTCGCCGGTGCGCGTCCGTCTGCAGACCGAGGGGAGCCGGTTTAACATGCTCGCCAACCCGTTCGGCTACGACCTCGACCTGACCAGCATCGCGTCGTGGCAGGGGGCCGACAACCTGGTGCCCGGCACCCCGGTGTGGACCTACGACGAGGTCACCCGTGCGTGGGTCGAGGGCGCGCCCTCGGTCGCGCCGTGGCAGGCGTTCCGCGTCCGCTCGAAGGGCACCTCGCCCAACAAGCAGCGCGTGTTCGTCATCCCGTCGCCGAGCACGCCGCTGCTCGCCGCGCGCACGGCCCCGGCCGAGCAGATCGCGTTCACGCTCTCGGGCACGGATGCGGACGGCATGGCGATCGGCGACCGCGCCCTGACGGTGTCGTTCTCGGACGAGGCCCAGGCCGCGTTCTCGGTCGAGGAGGACGTCGAGAAGTTCCAGGTGCCCGCCCAGGCGTACGCCCTGATCGGCGCCCGCGTCGGCGGCCAGTTCGTGGGCCGCGACGTGCGTCCGTTCACGCACGCCGAGATCCCGCTGGCCGTCGAGGCTCGCGGCACCGAGTCCGTGTTCACGCTCTCCTGGAACGCGTCGGCGCTGCCCGTCGGCCTCCCGGTGGTGCTGGTGGACCTCGTGACCGGCGAGGAGGTGGACGTCCGGTCGCAGTCGTCGGTGCAGTTCGCGGTCGCCCCGCGCGCGGCGCTCGCCGACGTGCCGAACGCCGACCTCGCCGACGGGGCAGCCGCGACGGACCGATTCGTGCTGCGGATCGGCTCGGGCACGGCGTCGGCTGAGGCTGCGCCGAGCGCCGTCGAGCTGACGGCCATCGCCCCGAACCCGTCGTCGGGCTCGGCGCGCGTGTCGTTCGCGCTGCCCGAGGCGGGCGCGGTGCGCCTCTCAGTGGTCGACGTGCGGGGCCGCGAGGTCGCCGTGCTGGTGGACGGCCCGCTGGCCGCCGGTCGCCACGAGGCCCGCCTCGGCGGTACGCTGGCCGCGGGCGTCTACCTGGTCCGCCTGGAGGCGGCCGGCACGGTCGTCTCGCGTCAGGCCGTGGTCGTGCGCTAGCACGTCCGCCGGAGTCCTCGATGAGCCCCGCTGACGCCCGCCGTCGGCGGGGCTCTTTGGTTTTCGCCGGGAGTGGACGCGATGGAGCCGGCACCCGGGTGTCGGACGAAATGGCCGCCCGTATCCTTCGCCTCAGCATTCCCCACATATCGGATGGTTTCTCGCATGCTGGCGGCGCTGGCCGTCGTCCTGGTGCTGGCGCCCTGCGTGGCCGCGCAGCCCAACGTGATCGTGATCGTGGCCGACGACCTCGGCTTCGGCGACGTCGGCTACAACGGCGCCGAGATCGCCACGCCCCACCTCGACCAACTCGCGGCCGAGGGCATCGTGCTGGACCGCTTCTACACCTCGCCGCTCTGCTCGCCGTCGCGCGCCGGCCTCCTCACGGGCCGCTACGGCCTCCGCATGGGCATCGCCGAGCCCGTCACGATGGCCGACACCGTCGGCCTGCCCCAGGCCGAGACGACCCT
This window contains:
- the recD gene encoding exodeoxyribonuclease V subunit alpha, which encodes MRRLPLSVVRDLDALAEAEAVLPIDLALARLIAGLDAEHAAPDPARQRTLALATALVSRATRDGHSGIALVDHAGETFPEEEHSRSAFRGLPEMPALDVWRGHLDASPTVGGPDAGCPLVWDGDRLALRRHWDAERRVARAVLGRLAPVTEAPSEAARAAFGRLFPPRADGRLDRQALAAAAALRQRVLFVAGGPGTGKTYTAARLLALVLADRPAARVALAAPTGKAASRLTDSIGSALPSLPEGLAEAVPVEAVTLHRLLGAHPERAGFRHDARSPLPHDLVLVDEGSMVDLRLFDALLAALRPDAALVVLGDPDQLPPVGVGTTFADLVSEGTGPAPTDLAAFCARLGLSGVPTSGTASALSASVVELTESRRFTAESDVGTFAVAVREGEVEASLAALRERDALALVEHEPAREALAWALPFARETVAAPTPEAALAVLDRFRLLAAVRRGPRGVEGLNAAIEQALRAERRIRWSPYGPRVYRGRPVLVTVNDPDTDLKNGDVGVCWGRGEDRVVVFAGREPVPFSRLPAHEPAWALTVHKSQGSEFEAVGVVLPEPGTRGATLVTRELLYTAATRAKASVTVFGEAAEVEHAVRESQRRTSGLAARLRAD
- a CDS encoding class I SAM-dependent methyltransferase; the encoded protein is MWYDLFSLVYDRALEDLYAPFRPAAVEALHLTEGARVLDLPCGTGQSFDLLVPAVGPSGTVIGVDASRGMQRRAQRRVDRAGWDTVSLVHADAAEAGPARLGVEGVDGVLCALGLTALPDWEAAFERLFEMLRPGGRFVLFDVHAAERTKETRSVELVARADLSREVWRPLEARCADFSREVLPADPAQFGGDLYVASGTKAG
- a CDS encoding DinB family protein codes for the protein MSLDRLFLDESQAFLRGEWLPKIEAALDVLGDDGLWWRPNDRSNSAGTLCVHLAGNVRQWIVAGVGDAPDVRDRPAEFATTGGRSRAAVVADLRAAVDEACAVLDTLTEADLLATHSIQGGTPTGLHAVYHAVEHFAMHAGQIVWIAKARGDADLAFYDDADGPLPKRRWIATPGGPLAP
- a CDS encoding sodium:solute symporter family protein encodes the protein MGIQEWTWVTVGMTFAAYLYIGVRSRVGTTSGFYVAGQGVPAIANGAATAADWMSAASFISMAGIIAFQGFDGSVYLMGWTGGYVLLALLIAPFLRTFGQYTVPDFVAERFDSKTARLVAAVAAIFVSFTYVAGQMAGVGVAFSRFLEVPFEVGVGIGMAIVAFFAVLGGMKGITYTQVAQYCVLIVAYTIPAVAIALLLFGNPIPQIAIGEALPLLDGLQADLGLDPYSSPFVNTDMLNVICITLCLMVGTAGLPHVIVRFYTVKNARAARWSGFWALLFIAILYTTAPAIAIFAKTAILQQYVDLGPTAFLAQPWVQSWAATGLIDTQAIGASGGDVTAFLGAINRDIIVLATPEIAGLGAFIVALVAAGGLAAALSTASGLLLVISSSLAHDIYGKLINPDADDAQRLKVGRWMILVAVVFAGVLGIYPLGFVAEVVAFAFGLAAASFFPTIVLGIFWRRANRQGAIAGMSVGLAFTFTMIVLMRASVIAPDLFPEPIIESFLGIKAQGIGVVGMLLNFALTIGVSLATPPPPPHVQRLVDRIRTPYRDAAPNA
- a CDS encoding DUF4212 domain-containing protein — protein: MSPEHHWRAQVRRIAILLAVWAVVAFGLSIVGAEALNQISFGGVPLGFWMAQQGSIFVFVALIWIYAWTTDRADARAGLVEDDTPPPADH
- a CDS encoding cupin domain-containing protein produces the protein MLDSRHLLWTLSLLVTGCASTSAPPPTATRASSTVSVAPMSQRSAIVSQADARRDDADWGAFYTYFEGGSYGARDALAGVAVIDPGQEIHPPHEHAEEEYLMVLEGTGTWHLNGETRAAEAGDLLYAAPWDVHGITNTGTEPLRFVVWKWGAPGVAAPERPE
- a CDS encoding GNAT family N-acetyltransferase, which gives rise to MTHRLARPDDLDALRALADAAIAQLQTPFLDARQVAASTVLMGIDTLLIEDGTYVVVEIDGALAGCGGWSRRATLYGGDASPGRSPALLDPDRDAARIRAMYTHPDYTRRGVGRRILAVCEAAARAEGFRRAELMATLAGEPLYRACGYTPIEHVVDDRGGAPVPLVRMGKTLTDAPAD